In a single window of the Balneola vulgaris DSM 17893 genome:
- a CDS encoding RNA polymerase sigma factor, whose translation MNYQFYAPSLRKLETVNNLSEHKANIRLYLLVTRCQAGDIKAFEQLYDEFSSRTHTHIKNIIGAVESEDVLQDLWVSVYLNIKDLMNPHGFKTWLFRITRNKAIDHLRLKNKLPKSYELELDEISEDAVTLEEPDDFLNEINDSLLEAISVLPAPQKEVMLLKYWEGMTYEEIALIIGEKLGTVRSRIYYGKKAIRAKLNFEHINKHK comes from the coding sequence TTGAACTATCAGTTTTATGCACCGTCACTAAGAAAACTAGAAACTGTGAACAACCTTTCAGAGCATAAAGCGAACATTCGATTATACCTACTTGTGACGAGGTGCCAAGCTGGTGATATAAAGGCTTTCGAGCAACTTTATGATGAGTTTAGTAGCCGAACCCACACCCATATTAAAAACATAATCGGTGCTGTAGAATCTGAGGATGTCTTACAAGACCTATGGGTCTCTGTGTATTTAAATATTAAAGATTTAATGAACCCACATGGGTTTAAGACTTGGCTTTTTAGGATAACAAGAAATAAAGCAATCGATCACCTTCGATTAAAAAATAAACTGCCCAAAAGCTATGAATTAGAGCTTGATGAAATTTCTGAAGATGCTGTAACACTAGAAGAACCTGATGATTTTTTGAATGAAATAAACGACTCACTGTTAGAAGCTATTTCGGTACTTCCAGCTCCACAGAAAGAGGTTATGCTGCTTAAGTACTGGGAAGGAATGACCTATGAAGAGATTGCTCTAATCATTGGTGAAAAATTGGGCACTGTGCGATCCCGCATTTATTACGGTAAAAAAGCAATTCGGGCCAAATTGAATTTTGAACACATTAATAAACACAAATAG
- a CDS encoding tetratricopeptide repeat protein: MNFEEKLNKGFELLQDKDIDHALDIARELQKENEESHEAYYLEALIMQQLGQHDLSMENINKAIELADDNAVYFNLRGNSYMQKEDLEKAEADFDKAIEISDFSAAHRSKVMLMLMTDRGQEAIPYLIDRIKKDPRDAENWILMGDMIKRGGQSDKAATYYEQALKIDPDNEYARRQLEDEGEEI; this comes from the coding sequence AACAAAGGCTTTGAGTTACTACAAGATAAAGACATTGACCACGCCTTAGACATAGCTAGAGAGCTTCAAAAAGAAAACGAAGAGTCTCATGAGGCTTATTACCTTGAGGCTCTTATCATGCAACAATTAGGTCAACACGACTTAAGCATGGAGAACATCAACAAGGCTATTGAGCTTGCTGATGACAATGCCGTGTATTTCAATCTTCGTGGTAACAGCTACATGCAAAAAGAAGATCTTGAAAAAGCTGAAGCTGACTTTGACAAAGCTATTGAAATAAGCGACTTCTCTGCGGCACATCGTAGTAAAGTGATGTTGATGCTGATGACTGATCGTGGCCAAGAAGCCATTCCATACCTTATCGATCGCATCAAAAAAGATCCACGTGATGCTGAAAACTGGATTTTAATGGGCGATATGATCAAGCGTGGTGGCCAGTCGGATAAAGCAGCTACCTATTACGAGCAAGCCCTCAAAATCGATCCTGATAATGAGTATGCACGTCGCCAATTAGAAGACGAAGGCGAAGAAATTTAA